From a single Ignavibacteria bacterium genomic region:
- a CDS encoding cytochrome C has protein sequence MKTKYIYSSLTILAVAFLLFSAFTSRSHLTSDSTSKVIKFSHELHSSVMECADCHTGITTATSLNQRMLPEKSVCASCHDVENSDKCGTCHFEDVYEPLKQKTSGLIFNHAFHLKNAPLAKNGEKCLGCHKDVNLSTGVEIRGKYNPTMEACWTCHAETKLATNACEACHISTASLVPQTHKLAEFSTRHKFAAMAPGANCMMCHDNSSCQECHLANSVMTEGNTDESFYKPGEGSNFTDGAKVQKLSRVHDLNYRFSHGIDFKGKASDCQTCHQTETFCSTCHNQKGGDFAQAGFVPYSHTKTNFVMIGVGSGGGEHALLAKRDLGSCASCHDASGADPVCVQCHNDADGIKGTNPKTHLSGFMKSENGDWHKDMNSVCYNCHTDANAKPNGITGIGFCGYCHK, from the coding sequence ATGAAAACAAAATATATTTACTCAAGTCTGACGATCCTTGCTGTTGCGTTTCTGCTCTTTTCGGCTTTTACTTCAAGAAGCCATCTGACTTCAGATTCAACATCAAAGGTCATCAAATTTTCACACGAGCTCCATTCCTCAGTGATGGAATGTGCGGATTGCCACACCGGAATCACAACCGCCACTTCTCTTAACCAAAGAATGCTGCCTGAGAAATCAGTCTGCGCAAGCTGCCACGATGTCGAAAATTCCGACAAATGCGGCACCTGCCACTTCGAAGATGTCTACGAACCTCTTAAACAAAAAACTTCAGGCCTTATTTTCAACCACGCTTTTCATCTTAAAAACGCTCCTCTTGCAAAAAATGGAGAGAAGTGTCTCGGATGCCATAAAGATGTGAACCTCTCAACAGGCGTAGAAATAAGAGGAAAATACAATCCGACAATGGAAGCATGCTGGACATGTCACGCAGAGACAAAACTTGCAACTAATGCATGCGAAGCCTGCCACATATCCACTGCAAGTCTGGTTCCACAAACTCACAAGCTTGCTGAATTCTCAACAAGACACAAATTTGCTGCGATGGCTCCCGGAGCCAACTGCATGATGTGCCACGATAATTCGTCATGCCAGGAATGCCATCTTGCCAATTCAGTTATGACTGAAGGCAACACAGATGAAAGTTTCTACAAACCGGGCGAAGGCAGCAATTTCACAGATGGTGCAAAGGTTCAAAAACTTTCCAGAGTACACGACCTTAACTACAGATTCTCACACGGAATCGATTTTAAGGGAAAAGCCTCTGATTGTCAGACCTGCCACCAGACTGAAACTTTCTGCTCCACCTGTCACAACCAAAAAGGCGGCGATTTTGCTCAGGCAGGGTTCGTCCCCTACTCGCATACCAAAACTAATTTTGTTATGATTGGTGTTGGCTCAGGTGGCGGTGAACACGCACTGCTGGCTAAAAGAGACCTTGGTTCATGTGCTTCCTGCCACGATGCATCAGGTGCTGATCCTGTCTGCGTACAGTGTCATAACGATGCTGACGGAATAAAAGGAACCAATCCGAAAACTCACCTTTCCGGATTCATGAAAAGCGAAAATGGAGACTGGCATAAAGACATGAATTCAGTCTGCTACAATTGTCACACTGATGCAAACGCAAAACCTAACGGAATAACCGGCATAGGATTCTGCGGTTATTGCCATAAATAA
- a CDS encoding sigma-54-dependent Fis family transcriptional regulator — MGKKILVVDDEKIFRESLFHWFEEEGFEVTPVDSGEEALKVYDVDKFDIVLLDIKMPGMSGLELLAKIKQIDIHATVIMITAFASVTTAIQALKEGAYDYVTKPVDPDELTHLIHKALKDRELVNENRKLKERIEDLIKPDNLIGESPEMRKIYELINTVAGADTTVLIYGESGTGKELVAKAIHINSPRKYFPMITVNCGALPESLLESELFGHERGAFTGAQYKRKGKFELADNGTIFLDEIGLVSPKTQIDLLRVIESKQFTRVGGNDLISSNFRVICATNESLEEMVKDGRFREDLYYRLNVFSITIPPLRDRKEDIPHLAEHFLTKFASGMNRNIKGISKDAMEFLQSYPWPGNVRELENAIERAVVMRRSGEIKPDDLPFNIHAQKSDEEEALEIVEKKHIIRMLEKYGFNISKVAKVLGIDRVTLYNKMSKYNIER, encoded by the coding sequence ATGGGAAAGAAAATTCTTGTCGTTGACGATGAAAAAATATTTAGAGAATCGCTCTTTCACTGGTTTGAAGAGGAAGGATTCGAAGTAACCCCCGTGGACAGCGGGGAAGAGGCACTAAAAGTATATGATGTCGATAAATTTGACATTGTACTTCTCGATATTAAAATGCCGGGAATGAGTGGTCTTGAACTCCTTGCAAAAATAAAACAGATTGACATTCACGCAACAGTGATAATGATCACTGCCTTTGCTTCTGTAACCACTGCAATTCAGGCGTTAAAAGAGGGTGCATACGACTATGTGACGAAGCCTGTTGATCCCGATGAACTTACTCATCTGATTCACAAGGCGTTGAAAGACAGGGAACTGGTTAATGAAAACAGAAAGCTGAAAGAGCGGATTGAGGACCTGATAAAGCCTGACAATCTTATCGGCGAATCTCCTGAAATGCGGAAGATTTATGAATTGATCAATACCGTAGCTGGAGCGGACACCACTGTGCTCATTTACGGTGAAAGCGGGACCGGGAAGGAACTTGTCGCCAAAGCGATTCACATAAATTCACCCAGAAAATATTTTCCCATGATAACCGTCAACTGCGGTGCACTCCCCGAATCACTTCTCGAAAGTGAGCTGTTTGGTCATGAGAGGGGTGCTTTTACGGGTGCTCAATATAAAAGAAAAGGCAAGTTTGAACTTGCCGACAACGGCACTATTTTTCTGGATGAAATCGGACTCGTTTCGCCCAAAACACAAATTGACCTTCTCAGGGTTATTGAGTCGAAACAGTTTACACGGGTGGGTGGAAATGATCTGATCTCGAGTAATTTCCGAGTGATCTGTGCGACGAATGAATCTCTTGAGGAGATGGTAAAAGATGGCAGGTTCAGGGAAGATCTCTATTACCGGCTGAATGTGTTCAGCATTACTATACCACCACTTCGGGACAGGAAAGAGGATATTCCACATCTGGCTGAGCATTTTTTGACCAAGTTTGCATCGGGAATGAACCGAAACATTAAGGGAATTTCAAAAGATGCAATGGAGTTTCTGCAGTCATATCCCTGGCCCGGAAATGTGAGGGAACTGGAAAATGCCATCGAGAGAGCAGTTGTGATGAGAAGAAGTGGTGAGATAAAGCCCGATGATCTTCCGTTTAATATCCATGCTCAAAAATCTGATGAGGAAGAGGCTTTGGAGATAGTCGAGAAGAAACACATCATCAGGATGCTCGAAAAATACGGGTTCAACATCTCCAAAGTTGCCAAGGTACTCGGGATTGACAGGGTTACCTTGTACAACAAGATGAGTAAATACAACATCGAACGGTGA
- a CDS encoding HAMP domain-containing histidine kinase: protein MKKITGSLSFKLVFITSAVLVIMLVTQTLLTTAKLREDMIESLSTNAYNLSELIKNSTRYSMILNSKEHVNEIFKNLEKKDGILSIKLYDKEGFVRFAGDKKYLKQSVSIKSDICSPCHSSDQRPLEKLSLIDRRRIVNDGTNKYMLLLNPIENEKDCSTSGCHSDAHSSKILGILEVKMSLENIDDIVEANIETVITNSLVGMTVISILTALLVTFLVVRPIKKITKGIGQIAGGNLNYRIKLNSNDEFGEMASQFNDMSMKLDSAYKEIKEWNDTLNTKIEEKTDELKNVYAGIIQVEKLASLGKLSATVAHELNNPLAGILNYSRLIIKKLNKLENKAEFEDIIKFLTLIAEESERCGGIVKDLLLFSHRGDEQYLYSNLAEIITRSEMLINHHLEINRIKLVKEIPSEPVIVNGNPQKIQQVILSLLINAIEAMSGGGTITIKVDDAGEHINIRIIDQGCGISEKDLPHIFEPFYSTKEAVRGTGLGLSVVYGIIHAHEGNVEVEKTSNSGTTILITLPKVK, encoded by the coding sequence ATGAAAAAAATTACCGGAAGCCTGAGCTTCAAATTGGTATTCATCACCTCCGCTGTTTTGGTGATTATGCTTGTCACACAGACACTGCTGACCACAGCAAAACTCCGGGAGGACATGATTGAATCACTCTCCACAAATGCCTACAATCTAAGCGAATTGATAAAAAATTCAACACGGTACAGCATGATTCTTAATTCCAAAGAACATGTGAATGAGATATTTAAAAATCTTGAGAAAAAGGATGGAATTCTCTCCATCAAACTTTATGATAAAGAAGGATTTGTAAGATTTGCGGGTGACAAGAAATATCTGAAGCAGAGTGTCAGTATTAAGTCGGACATTTGCTCGCCATGTCACTCGTCTGATCAGCGACCACTTGAAAAACTTTCGCTGATTGACCGTAGAAGGATAGTTAATGACGGCACCAACAAATATATGCTCCTGCTGAATCCGATTGAAAATGAAAAAGACTGTTCCACATCCGGATGTCACTCCGATGCACACAGTTCGAAAATTCTTGGGATTCTTGAAGTAAAAATGTCGCTTGAGAACATAGATGACATTGTTGAGGCGAATATAGAGACAGTAATAACAAACTCGCTGGTCGGGATGACGGTCATTTCGATACTTACAGCTCTTCTTGTTACATTTCTTGTAGTAAGACCGATTAAAAAAATCACCAAAGGCATTGGACAGATAGCGGGTGGGAACCTTAACTACAGGATCAAACTAAACAGCAACGATGAGTTTGGTGAAATGGCATCCCAGTTTAACGACATGTCAATGAAACTTGACTCTGCATACAAAGAGATCAAAGAGTGGAATGACACACTTAATACGAAGATCGAAGAAAAAACCGACGAGCTTAAAAATGTCTATGCGGGAATAATTCAGGTCGAAAAACTTGCCTCACTCGGAAAGCTTTCCGCAACGGTGGCGCACGAGTTGAACAACCCGCTTGCCGGAATATTGAACTATTCGAGACTAATAATAAAGAAACTGAACAAACTCGAAAACAAAGCTGAATTCGAAGACATTATCAAATTCCTCACGCTTATAGCTGAAGAATCAGAAAGATGCGGGGGTATTGTGAAGGACCTTCTCCTCTTCTCACACAGAGGCGATGAACAGTATCTTTATTCCAATCTTGCAGAGATTATCACCCGGTCAGAGATGCTGATTAACCATCACCTCGAGATAAACAGGATAAAACTTGTAAAAGAAATTCCCTCTGAACCCGTAATCGTGAACGGTAATCCTCAGAAAATTCAACAGGTAATTCTTTCACTTCTCATAAATGCCATCGAGGCGATGAGCGGTGGAGGCACTATTACCATTAAAGTAGATGATGCCGGGGAACATATTAATATAAGAATTATCGATCAGGGATGTGGAATATCCGAGAAAGATTTGCCGCATATCTTTGAACCTTTCTACTCGACCAAAGAAGCAGTCAGAGGTACGGGGCTCGGGTTGTCGGTTGTGTATGGAATTATTCATGCGCACGAGGGAAATGTTGAGGTTGAGAAGACCTCGAACAGCGGAACAACAATTTTGATAACATTGCCGAAAGTTAAATAA
- a CDS encoding MBL fold metallo-hydrolase: MFFKHIYEPGLAHASYIVGCQKTGEALVIDAKRDIEDYIKIAEQEKLRITHIAETHIHADFLAGSQELAEVTGAKHYLSDEGGADWQYSFPHVGLKDGDSFMVGNLKIEVMHSPGHTPEHISFILTDTPASPHPVMIFTGDFVFVGDVGRPDLLEKAAGIAGTKEAGARQMFHSLKKFRALPDHLQVWPAHGAGSACGKALGAVPSSTVGYEKLVNWAFKIEDEDKFVEALLEGQPEPPKYFAMMKKLNKTTRPLLTRVPEPRKLNTEGMLEALKFGTRVIDTRNKLSFSGGHIPGSINIQDNSAFSTWAGWILNYQDPFILVAPSLRIEALTKALIRIGLDNIYGYLEDVEELADSGLELETLQQFTCKDLEDHRDEIFILDVRNESERIAARIEGSHHIFAGWLTEHVGSLPSDKTIVVHCAGGDRSAIAASLLMSMGFENVANLTGGINAWIQSGHPVLSGVELEPVV, from the coding sequence ATGTTCTTTAAACATATATACGAACCCGGACTTGCCCACGCCAGCTATATTGTTGGTTGCCAAAAAACAGGTGAAGCTCTCGTGATCGATGCAAAAAGAGATATCGAAGACTATATAAAAATTGCCGAACAGGAAAAATTAAGAATCACTCATATTGCGGAGACTCACATCCACGCTGATTTTCTCGCCGGTTCACAGGAACTTGCTGAAGTCACAGGAGCAAAACACTACTTATCGGATGAAGGTGGTGCTGACTGGCAGTATTCATTTCCCCATGTTGGATTAAAAGATGGCGATTCCTTCATGGTGGGAAATCTTAAGATCGAGGTGATGCACTCACCCGGTCATACACCTGAACATATTTCATTTATTCTAACCGATACCCCCGCTTCCCCACATCCGGTTATGATTTTTACCGGTGATTTTGTTTTTGTCGGAGATGTCGGAAGACCTGACCTCCTCGAAAAAGCTGCAGGAATTGCAGGCACAAAAGAAGCAGGTGCCCGTCAGATGTTTCATTCCCTGAAGAAGTTCAGAGCCCTGCCCGACCATCTTCAGGTTTGGCCGGCTCATGGAGCAGGTTCTGCTTGTGGAAAAGCTCTAGGGGCCGTTCCTTCTTCAACGGTCGGATATGAAAAACTCGTAAACTGGGCATTCAAGATCGAAGACGAAGACAAATTTGTTGAAGCACTGCTTGAAGGACAGCCGGAACCTCCCAAGTATTTCGCAATGATGAAAAAACTGAATAAAACCACAAGACCGCTGCTTACCCGCGTGCCTGAACCCCGTAAATTAAATACTGAGGGAATGCTCGAAGCTCTCAAATTTGGTACCCGTGTCATTGATACAAGGAATAAACTGTCATTTTCCGGTGGCCATATTCCCGGAAGCATCAACATACAGGATAATTCCGCCTTCAGTACATGGGCAGGCTGGATACTCAATTATCAGGATCCGTTTATTCTGGTTGCTCCATCTCTCCGGATTGAAGCCCTTACAAAAGCATTGATAAGAATAGGACTCGATAACATTTACGGCTATCTGGAGGATGTGGAAGAACTTGCAGACTCAGGACTTGAGCTGGAAACGCTGCAACAGTTCACATGTAAGGATCTGGAGGATCACAGAGATGAAATTTTTATTCTCGATGTTCGTAACGAGTCTGAAAGAATTGCTGCAAGAATCGAAGGTTCTCATCATATCTTTGCAGGCTGGCTGACAGAACATGTCGGCAGTCTGCCTTCGGACAAGACTATCGTCGTCCATTGCGCCGGGGGTGACAGGTCTGCAATAGCTGCAAGCCTGTTGATGTCAATGGGTTTTGAAAATGTTGCCAACCTCACAGGCGGTATCAATGCATGGATTCAGAGCGGACACCCCGTATTAAGCGGAGTCGAACTTGAACCGGTTGTATAA
- a CDS encoding archemetzincin, whose translation MLKNFFSKKNNRKVFEIEFLGFTDSILFKKIKADIEMRLPLEVHQYESLFDLESALNEERNQYYTPDILQHLVITHNGNTAFRMALLNVDLFNPVFKYVYGEAQLRGKLSVVSLFRLHEELYTGEADFDLLFTRTLKEIYHELGHNMGLVHCLEWDCVMHTSTSVEEIDIKGGFYCPECFKKINIS comes from the coding sequence TTGTTAAAAAATTTCTTCTCAAAAAAGAACAACCGGAAGGTTTTTGAGATCGAGTTTCTCGGTTTTACAGATTCGATTCTCTTTAAGAAAATTAAGGCCGACATTGAAATGCGACTTCCTTTAGAGGTACATCAATATGAATCGTTGTTCGATTTGGAATCAGCTCTGAATGAGGAGAGGAATCAGTATTATACCCCCGACATCCTGCAGCACCTTGTAATTACTCATAACGGTAATACTGCCTTCCGAATGGCGCTGCTGAATGTTGATCTCTTTAATCCGGTGTTCAAATATGTTTACGGGGAGGCACAATTGAGGGGTAAACTCTCGGTTGTCTCCCTTTTCAGGTTGCATGAGGAACTTTATACAGGTGAAGCCGACTTCGACCTTCTGTTCACACGCACCCTGAAGGAAATTTATCACGAACTTGGGCACAACATGGGGTTGGTTCACTGCCTTGAGTGGGATTGTGTAATGCACACATCAACTTCGGTGGAAGAAATAGATATTAAAGGGGGATTTTACTGTCCCGAATGCTTCAAAAAAATAAATATTTCGTAA
- a CDS encoding sulfite exporter TauE/SafE family protein, with protein sequence MEIITLLIAFIVGVVMGLTGAGGSILTVPVFAYLLKLDVLTAITYSLFVVGATSLVGAIRNIISRNIDIKPALYFAVPSLVTVVVTRAVIVPLIPEVLLSVSGFQITRQNFLLGLFAIMIIYAGISMLKKKDSEKLIAQNNLRLFIQGAILGVIMGLLGAGGGFMIVPVLVLFAGMEMKKAIGTSLLIISINAMSGFFAGFLAIQQIDWVLLIKFSLLMIAGILTGGYFTPKIDTATLKKGFGYFILIVALYMILKEFIL encoded by the coding sequence ATGGAAATTATCACCCTCTTAATCGCGTTTATCGTTGGAGTTGTTATGGGTTTGACGGGTGCCGGAGGATCGATCCTCACTGTTCCTGTCTTTGCATACCTTCTCAAACTTGATGTATTGACGGCAATAACATATTCCTTGTTCGTTGTAGGGGCTACTTCGCTGGTAGGCGCAATCAGGAACATAATATCACGGAATATCGACATTAAACCTGCACTCTATTTTGCAGTGCCTTCTCTGGTAACGGTGGTCGTTACACGCGCAGTAATTGTTCCTCTCATTCCTGAAGTATTGCTTTCTGTCTCCGGTTTTCAGATAACCAGGCAGAATTTTCTATTGGGGCTTTTCGCCATAATGATTATTTACGCCGGAATCTCCATGCTAAAGAAAAAGGATTCTGAAAAGTTAATTGCGCAAAACAACCTTCGCCTCTTTATTCAGGGTGCGATTCTTGGGGTAATCATGGGACTTCTCGGTGCCGGTGGCGGCTTCATGATTGTCCCCGTCCTTGTTCTTTTTGCAGGTATGGAGATGAAAAAAGCGATCGGAACTTCCCTGCTGATAATTTCGATAAATGCAATGAGCGGCTTCTTCGCAGGATTTTTAGCGATACAACAAATCGACTGGGTACTGCTGATCAAATTTTCTCTTCTGATGATCGCAGGTATCCTGACCGGCGGATATTTCACACCAAAAATTGATACTGCTACACTAAAAAAGGGGTTTGGATACTTTATACTGATAGTAGCTCTCTATATGATTCTGAAAGAGTTCATCCTGTAA
- a CDS encoding ABC transporter ATP-binding protein: MNNIINGSGLVKSYKVSKQNTLEVLKGVDISIPENKISVIVGASGAGKSTLLHIISGLDKPDAGNVNIMGTDIFSLSQKKLSKFRNENIGFVFQFHHLLPEFTALENVSIPLLIAGKGKKEAFERALQLISITGLESRKNHKPAELSGGEQQRAALARALSNNPKVILADEPTGNLDSNNANAINDLFLKLRDEFGKTFVIVTHNKDLMAIGDNLIEMADGKVVRY, translated from the coding sequence ATGAATAACATAATTAACGGCAGCGGACTGGTGAAGTCCTACAAAGTTTCAAAACAAAACACACTTGAAGTTTTGAAAGGTGTTGACATTTCGATTCCGGAGAACAAAATTTCCGTGATAGTCGGTGCGTCAGGTGCCGGAAAAAGCACCCTTCTGCATATTATCAGTGGACTTGATAAACCTGATGCCGGAAATGTGAATATAATGGGGACGGATATTTTTTCGTTAAGTCAAAAGAAACTCTCGAAATTCAGAAACGAAAACATCGGATTTGTTTTTCAGTTTCATCACCTTTTACCTGAGTTTACGGCTCTTGAAAATGTTTCGATTCCTTTGTTAATAGCCGGAAAAGGGAAGAAAGAGGCCTTCGAAAGAGCACTTCAGCTCATTTCCATTACAGGTCTCGAATCACGAAAAAACCATAAGCCGGCAGAACTTTCCGGAGGTGAGCAGCAGAGAGCCGCCCTGGCAAGAGCTCTCAGCAACAATCCAAAAGTCATCCTTGCCGATGAACCCACCGGAAACCTCGATTCCAACAACGCAAACGCAATAAACGATCTGTTTCTTAAGCTGAGAGATGAATTTGGGAAAACCTTCGTAATTGTCACCCATAACAAAGACCTCATGGCTATCGGCGACAACCTCATCGAAATGGCAGATGGAAAGGTTGTTAGGTATTAG
- a CDS encoding CxxxxCH/CxxCH domain-containing protein translates to MKKLYFYSVLLSVSLAFLFAGCSKLKEDIPAAPAVNAHTEGIVKRGAPDHHSVLIKNQKYNMKPCTACHGSNYAGGIMGASASCLKCHTQPKGPEACNTCHGSYRDPSVIAPTTNGAHNPHLYVNVQGKKVACVECHTVPATYYAAGHIDNPDDPAEIVFGTFTKTQSNKPGTANYAASLPTYTPAPTYSTTNGCANTYCHGYFKNGNLTNAVKWTDGVNGKKCGSCHGDPVTGNPLPKGTHIQGSFANNCTGCHNSTKYNATTSTWTVDSTRVHVDGKLRIFGNDIDY, encoded by the coding sequence ATGAAAAAGTTATATTTTTATTCTGTTTTGTTGTCCGTATCATTGGCGTTCCTCTTTGCAGGTTGCAGCAAGTTGAAGGAAGACATTCCTGCAGCTCCTGCTGTTAATGCTCATACCGAAGGAATTGTTAAAAGAGGTGCACCCGACCATCATTCCGTTCTGATCAAAAATCAGAAGTATAATATGAAACCGTGTACTGCATGTCACGGCAGTAATTATGCCGGCGGAATTATGGGAGCAAGTGCATCCTGCTTAAAATGCCACACCCAGCCAAAGGGACCCGAAGCATGTAATACATGCCATGGAAGTTACAGAGACCCGTCAGTTATTGCTCCGACTACAAATGGTGCACATAATCCACATCTCTATGTAAATGTCCAGGGTAAAAAAGTTGCCTGCGTCGAGTGTCACACTGTTCCTGCAACATATTATGCTGCCGGTCATATTGATAATCCTGATGATCCTGCTGAAATTGTGTTTGGTACTTTTACCAAAACCCAGTCGAATAAACCGGGTACAGCAAATTATGCAGCATCGTTGCCAACTTACACTCCTGCGCCGACTTATTCAACTACGAATGGTTGTGCAAACACTTACTGCCATGGTTACTTCAAAAACGGTAACCTGACAAACGCCGTTAAATGGACAGATGGAGTCAATGGTAAGAAATGCGGCAGTTGCCACGGAGATCCTGTAACAGGAAATCCTTTACCAAAAGGAACCCACATTCAGGGCTCATTTGCAAACAATTGCACAGGATGTCACAACTCCACGAAATACAATGCCACAACAAGTACCTGGACTGTTGATTCAACCAGAGTACATGTTGACGGAAAACTTCGTATCTTCGGAAATGATATCGATTACTAA
- a CDS encoding rhodanese-like domain-containing protein gives MLRNLFFGNSKVKNLSATEFHDGFKSDPDAVVIDVRTSGEVAAGYIPGAKHIDLMSAGFAGQVEKLDKNKSYYIYCRSGNRSYQAGLMMTKAGFEKVFNLSGGIMSWKYETKR, from the coding sequence ATGTTAAGAAATCTTTTTTTTGGAAACAGCAAGGTTAAAAACCTTTCTGCAACGGAATTTCATGACGGGTTCAAGAGCGATCCCGACGCAGTCGTTATCGATGTAAGAACTTCAGGAGAAGTGGCTGCCGGATACATCCCGGGTGCAAAACACATCGATTTGATGTCTGCGGGTTTTGCAGGTCAGGTTGAAAAACTTGATAAAAACAAAAGCTACTACATCTACTGCCGAAGCGGAAACAGAAGCTACCAGGCAGGTTTGATGATGACGAAAGCCGGATTCGAAAAGGTTTTCAACCTTTCGGGCGGCATCATGAGCTGGAAATACGAAACTAAAAGATAA
- a CDS encoding DNA-binding protein, giving the protein MKKTILALVTIAFIFAGCGGKETPKTPTKGNEAAVMAVRGGEILEIIQTSAYTYMRVKEESGEIWIAVQKVDAKVGENLYFTQSMEMKNFEGKEAGKTFESILFVNDPAKDKASFGGQVGSATELPADFKHPEKETAPQEAVKVEKAPGGVTVAEVFSKKNELKNKSVKLRGKVMKVNAGIMNTNWIHIQDGTAAGKEYDLTITSGEVPEVGKTILIEGKVSVDKDFGAGYKYDVIIEEAKILEKK; this is encoded by the coding sequence ATGAAAAAAACAATCCTGGCATTAGTTACCATAGCCTTCATTTTTGCAGGCTGTGGCGGCAAAGAAACACCAAAAACACCCACAAAAGGGAATGAAGCTGCTGTAATGGCTGTAAGAGGCGGAGAAATTCTTGAAATTATTCAAACCTCTGCTTATACATATATGAGAGTTAAAGAGGAGTCGGGCGAAATCTGGATCGCTGTTCAGAAAGTGGACGCAAAAGTCGGCGAAAACCTTTACTTTACCCAGTCAATGGAAATGAAAAATTTCGAGGGCAAGGAAGCCGGAAAAACTTTTGAAAGCATCCTTTTCGTAAATGATCCTGCCAAAGACAAAGCTTCGTTCGGCGGTCAGGTCGGAAGTGCAACCGAACTTCCTGCAGACTTCAAACATCCTGAAAAAGAAACAGCACCACAGGAAGCAGTAAAAGTTGAAAAAGCTCCCGGTGGAGTTACCGTTGCTGAAGTCTTCTCGAAAAAGAATGAGCTGAAAAACAAATCAGTCAAACTGAGAGGAAAAGTAATGAAAGTTAACGCCGGAATTATGAACACCAATTGGATTCATATTCAGGACGGAACTGCGGCCGGAAAAGAATACGATCTTACCATCACCTCAGGTGAAGTTCCGGAAGTTGGAAAAACCATTCTCATCGAAGGAAAGGTTTCTGTCGATAAAGATTTTGGCGCCGGCTACAAGTATGATGTGATTATCGAAGAAGCAAAAATTCTCGAGAAAAAATAA
- a CDS encoding YceH family protein, translating into MLLSAIEVRILGSLIEKKHTTPEYYPMSLNAITNACNQKSNRDPVTEYSEDQIEKCIEQLREKRLVIRVTGAGIKVPKYRELLTEQLSVLLPEEAVICILVLRGAQTSGEIKNRCERIYDFNDLTAVEETVAKLTSREDPLCSVVPGTRGRGLKYMHLFYGQPEIQKSEDAFEVAYKPLIEDEVRLLRLEVETLKEEIAGIKRELGIG; encoded by the coding sequence ATGTTACTTTCAGCAATCGAAGTCAGAATTCTCGGTTCACTGATCGAGAAAAAGCATACCACTCCGGAGTATTATCCGATGAGTCTGAACGCAATCACAAACGCATGCAATCAGAAAAGCAACCGGGATCCTGTAACGGAGTATTCCGAGGATCAAATTGAAAAGTGTATCGAGCAGCTTCGCGAAAAAAGACTTGTTATTCGGGTCACCGGGGCGGGGATCAAAGTGCCAAAGTACCGGGAATTGTTGACGGAACAGCTTTCAGTGTTGCTTCCCGAAGAAGCTGTCATCTGTATACTTGTGCTGCGGGGTGCACAAACCTCAGGAGAGATAAAAAACAGATGTGAAAGAATTTATGATTTCAACGATCTGACAGCGGTGGAGGAGACAGTTGCAAAGCTCACTTCGAGAGAGGATCCTCTTTGCTCTGTGGTTCCGGGAACGCGGGGAAGGGGATTAAAGTACATGCATCTTTTCTACGGGCAGCCCGAGATTCAGAAAAGTGAAGATGCCTTCGAAGTTGCCTACAAGCCTCTCATCGAGGATGAAGTGAGGTTATTAAGGCTTGAAGTTGAGACTCTCAAAGAAGAGATAGCCGGAATCAAACGGGAACTCGGTATAGGGTGA